A stretch of the Malus sylvestris chromosome 10, drMalSylv7.2, whole genome shotgun sequence genome encodes the following:
- the LOC126584232 gene encoding uncharacterized protein LOC126584232 produces MDVDSYAPQVPEDEELQLGQIYFLMPLSQTKSSLSLQDLCSLAIKASAALANPLNARRVASSGRSPASDRNGQNVGACKVPTGIDIVGMETRFFGDDDGHRSSKEEDREYSNSVRTMSPRREPRHSAEPSFLDIAQLGEAIANAIQS; encoded by the exons ATGGATGTAGATTCATACGCTCCCCAAGTTCCCGAAGACGAAGAGCTACAACTAGGTCAAATCTACTTCCTCATGCCACTTTCTCAGACCAAGTCGTCACTTTCTCTCCAAGACTTGTGTTCTCTGGCCATCAAGGCCAGTGCAGCCCTTGCCAATCCTTTGAACGCACGGCGTGTCGCATCGTCAGGCAGGTCACCAGCTTCAGACAGAAATGGACAAAATGTTGGTGCTTGTAAAGTTCCTACTGGCATTGACATAGTTGGAATGGAAACAAGG TTTTTCGGCGACGACGATGGTCACCGGAGTTCGAAGGAAGAAGACAGAGAATATTCTAACAGCGTCAG aactatgtcgcctcgtagagagccacgtCACTCAGCTGAGCCTAGTTTCCTTGATATTGCtcagttaggggaagctatagctaaTGCCATTCAGTCTTAG